GGGATGCCTGCACCAGATATAACTTCAATATCTCTATAAATTGTTCGAACTGACACCTCAAATTTTTCTGCCAACTCTTTAGAAGAAATTTTTTCCTTATTTAATAATATATATAAGATTTCAAACACTCTATTTATCTTTATATTGTTTATATAATCACCACTCTAAAATTTATTTATCTTGTTTAAATTATATCATAACTATTCTCTAGATTATC
This portion of the Cetobacterium somerae ATCC BAA-474 genome encodes:
- a CDS encoding helix-turn-helix transcriptional regulator, with protein sequence MFEILYILLNKEKISSKELAEKFEVSVRTIYRDIEVISGAGIPICMTQGRNGGISLLILFIV